Within the Myxosarcina sp. GI1 genome, the region CTGCTGCAAGCATTATTGGGTAAAAGACTCCACAAACCATGAGTTTGGCTCGCTTACCTGACATTTGCTCTTACTTTATTAGTAAATTAGTAAAACCGATTTGATTTGACGCTCGACTCTATTCCCTTCCGAGTCTACTTTGCCATAAAAGGTTTGCCCGTCATAATACAGAGCCGATGAACTACCGCCATCGAGATTCATGGCTTTAGTTACTCCTAAAGTAGACATAAAATCGGCTAGGTCTGGTAGAGACATTCCTGAGTTACTGGGTAGCTGCGACTGCTGTGCCACCATTACTAAAATAAGATCGCCTTCAGGAGTAATTCCTACTGCACTTCTAGCATTAAGACTATTACTACCGATCGCATCGCGAATTATTTCTTTATCCTGGTAAGCAATAAAGCCTTCAGCTACAGAAGTATCTTGGGGTAACAAACCAGGACCACCTCCCAAGGCAGCCTTAAGAGTGCAATTATCGGGAACGGGAACCGAATGTAAGACTATATCGTAATTTACCTCTTCCTGACAGAGATACTGACGCAACTCAACTCTATTTAAGATTTTGCCCAAATATGGTTGCAAATCGGGGTTATCAATTAGTCTTTCATTGGTACGAGGATCGGAGACTAATTTTCCATCCCGAACGATATAAGAAGTGGTTTTGTAATTTACGGGATCGAAATAACCGCCATTGATAGCTGCGATCGCATTATATTTTTCGGCAAATTCTTTAATACCCTGCAATTCACCTACTACCGAAGGTACTAACCGATAATTACTGTCATGAGGAATAGTAACGGCATGAATTGTTTGTTGCGATCGCTCGTAAACATCGTAATGAATAGCTGTTGACGTCGGAAGTTTTGACTGAGATAAACTATCAATGCTAAAAGACAAGAAAATTCCTAGAGCGATCGCCAAGATAAATAGCTGCTTACGATAATTCATATTGCTTAAAATTTTTCTCTGCTCCTCTGCTTAATCTCAGCCATCCTCTTATGATGCAATGCCGTCTATTTTTGTTGCCGAGGATAATAAATCGAGCCTACACCCATTTTGTTTTGGCGAGCGTAGATTTGCTTGGCAGAGATTAAGTTTTTTAAACAAACTTGAATCATCGATATGGGACGTTGAACGCGATCGCTAATTTGTTTTATAGTAATACCAGTGCTATGTGCCTGAATAATCTCCAAAATTTGTTCGGTAGTATTTGGTCCTGGGGTGGGACTGATAATTTTAATCGCTATCACTAAAAACAGTTCCTCAATCGCAGCAATAAATTAGTCGCAGCAGCTTAATTCGCACGGCAAAACAAGCAGCGCGAATTAAGCTAACTAGCAAAAGCTATAGGTTGTCTATGCTGTTATACTCGCGATTTTGAAAAGTGGCAACCAATTGTGGCAAGTTAGGGAACTATGCTTCTTGCTCCGTCAGTCGCGCTCTGCGACTCGCCATCGCTTTGCGATGCAGGCGAACACAGGGGCTGGTGCCGCTTGCGCGTTCGCGCTGTGTTCGCGTCTGAAGAAACCTCACACAGAGAGGTTCGCTATTTGTCAATCGGTGTCTTACGTAGTCTGACTTGCCGAGCTTCCGTCATAAATGCCTGTTGCTTGTTCCCTGTTTCATAACTCGATTGAAATAGATCTTATTCAATCGAGAATTACTATAAAATCTACATATTTTATTAATACCCAATTGGGTTAATACGTTAGTATCATAAAGAAGTTGGGCTGGCGTAATCTGTCAGCTAACGGCACTTGTGCTTACTGTATTCTACGATTACAGAGCCGTGGTATCGTTTTGTGGCATAATCTCAAAGCGTCAGCCAAACTTTTCTAAGCAGCCAAACGAAATCAGAACAATTAGACCTAAGATAGAAGTGAAATTGGCGCACCAAATAAGGGCAGCTATTTCTAAGGTTATTTAAAAATTTAATAATAGAGGCATTTATGGCAACCAGCGTAAACATTTCTAGCAATCCCGATAAAGAAAAAGCTTTAAATTTAGTCTTAAAACAAATCGAGCGCAATTTTGGTAAAGGCGCGATTATGCGCTTGGGTGATGCCGCTCAGATGAGAGTAGAAACTATACCCAGCGGCGCATTAACGTTAGATGTTGCCCTGGGTGGTGGTTTACCCAGAGGCAGAGTAATTGAAATTTACGGTCCAGAAAGTTCTGGTAAAACCACTCTGGCTCTACATGCCATTGCCGAAACTCAAAAACAAGGTGGCGTAGCCGCTTTTGTCGATGCCGAACATGCTCTCGATCCTACTTACTCAGCTGCTTTAGGAGTCGATATTGAAAACTTGCTGGTAGCACAACCAGACAATGGAGAGTCAGCATTAGAAATAGTCGATCAGCTTGTGCGATCGGCAGCAGTAGATTTAGTCGTAGTAGACTCGGTAGCAGCTCTAACACCTCGCGCTGAAATTGAAGGGGAAATGGGCGATACTCAAGTTGGTTTGCAGGCGCGGTTAATGAGTAAAGCACTGCGAAAAATTGCGGGTAATATTGGTAAATCTGGCTCGACGGTAATTTTTCTCAACCAGCTAAGACAAAAAATTGGCATCAGTTATGGCAACCCCGAAGTAACAACTGGTGGTACGGCACTCAAATTTTATGCTTCTGTACGCCTGGATATTCGACGCATTCAAACTTTGAAAAAAGGGAGCGAAGGCGAATATGGTATTCGAGCCAAAGTTAAAGTAGCAAAAAATAAAGTCGCTCCTCCGTTTCGGATTGCTGAATTCGATATTATTTTCGGACAGGGAATCTCTCGTCTGGGATGTTTGTTAGACTTGGCTGAAGATGCAGATGTCGTCGTGCGTAAGGGTGCTTGGTATAGCTATGACGGTGAAAATATCGGTCAGGGTAGAGACAATACGGTCAAGTATTTAATAGAAAATGAAGAACTTGCTAATACTATCGAACAACAGGTTAAAGAAAAATTAGCTATGGGAGTAGCGGTTTCTGCTAACTCAGTAGCTGAAATCAATCGCGATTCGGAAGAAGAATAGACCTAAAGGTGCGATTAGGGGCTGGTGAGCGTTAGCTTTACACTGTTTATTCTGCTAGCTAGCATAGAAGCGAATAATAACTACTTGCTACAAGAGATAAAACTAGTTCGGCTATATGAATTATTATTCGGCTAATAACTATAAAGCGATCGCTGCCCCTATTTCTGTAGCAATGGCGATTCTCTATCAAAATGGCAAATTTTTAATGCAGTTGAGAGATAATATTCCCAATATTTATTATCCAGGAGTGTGGGGACTTTTTGGCGGACACCTGGAGCCAGAAGAAGCTCCAAATGTGGGGCTTAAAAGAGAGTTGCTAGAAGAAATTAATTATTCTGCCGAGCGACTGAAAGAGTTTCGCTGCTACCAAGACAGTAAGATAGTTCGCCATATTTTTCACGCACCACTGTCAGTAGATTTAAGCAGTTTGGAATTAAATGAGGGATGGGATTTAGATCTAGTCAGTATAGAAGATATTCGACGCGGACGTTGTTATTCTAAACGAGCGCGACAAGAAAAAGCATTAGGTTCTATCCACCAGAAAATTCTGCTCGATTTTCTGTTTGAGTTTAAAAAAGACACATCGATCTTTTTTAGTTAAGAATCGCGGGCAAAATGCCAATCACAATACATAATAAAAAATAGAAGGTTAGTATATTTGAGAAAAAGTCTCGCGCCGCTTTGTTCTTAATCAAAAAATTGTAGTTTGAGTAGAATTAGTGGTATTCGACTGAAACTTGACTCTAAAAATCGCCTTTAATATTTTATTTATAGTTGTATTGCTCGGTTTACCCATGAATCATTTTGCCAACCGTTTCAATCTGAGTAAAAAGTTGAGATTTAGAAACTGTAAAGCTTCGTCATTAAGATTACTGGCTATTTTTGCTTTTACCTCGGTCTTTACTGCTTATAACAATTCAATTGAGGCAGCAATTGAGGATAGTCCCAAAACCGTCGTCGATGAGGTTTGGCAAATTGTTAATAATGAATTTGTCGATCGCGGGTTCAATCGGGTTGATTGGCGGCAACAGCGTCAAGAATTATTACGTAAAAACTATACGGATAATGCCGAAGCCTATCAAGCAATTCGTCACTCTCTAAAAAGTTTGGGCGATCCTTATACTCGCTTTCTCGATCCAGATGAGTTCGAGCAGTTGACCAGTCAAACTTCTGGAGAATTATCTGGAGTGGGTATTCGGCTGGCAATTGATGAAAGTAACAATCAGCTAGTTGTAGTCGAACCGTTGGTTGACTCTCCTGCTGCTGAAGCAGGAATTGAAAGCGGCGATCGCATTGTCAAGATTGACAATCGACCCACAGAGTTAATGAGTATCGAACAAGCATCCCAGGCAATTAAAGGCGAAGTGGGAACGGAAGTAAACCTGCAAATAGCCAGACAAGGAGAGCCAAACTTTGATGTAGTACTAGAAAGAGCGCAAATAGAACTACCCTCTGTAGATTACCGACTAGATAGCGAAAATGGTAATAAAGTTGGTTACATCAAGCTAGATGAGTTTAGCTCCCATGCTGCCGAACAAATGCAGCAAGCTATTGAAGAACTCAGCGAAAAACAGGCTTCTGGCTTTGTGTTAGATTTACGCGGCAATCCTGGCGGTTTATTGTTTTCTAGCGTCGAGATCGCGCGGATGTGGCTGGAAAAAGGCGAAATTGTTTCGACCATAGACCGTCAGGGAGGCAATCAAGAGTTTTCTGCTAATGGTAAAGCTCTTACCGATCTACCACTAGTTGTTTTAGTAGACGGCTATTCAGCTAGTGCCAGCGAAATTTTGGCAGGAGCTTTAAAAGAAAATCAGCGCGCTACTGTAGTCGGTACCAAAACTTATGGTAAAGGAACGGTACAGTCAGTACATTCGCTTTCCGATGGTTCGGGACTGGCTGTAACCATTGCTCGTTACTATCCTCCCAGCGGCATAGATATCAATCATAAAGGTATTGCACCAGATATTCAGGTCGATCTCACTATGGAAGAGCAAACTAATCTCAGCACCAATCCTACTTTGATTGGTACTAAGGACGATCCGCAGTACGCCAGAGCGATCTCTATTTTGCGTGACTATCTTTTTGAAAGCAGCGAAAGTCTACCTGCTGCCGTTACTAAATAGAGCGAGCAGTTTTATACTTACTAGAGTTTACGAGTTGATGGTAAATTTATAGTTTTTTTGGGCAGCTTAAGAAATAGATAGGTGTATATAATTACTTAAGCGAGCTAACTATGACGTTATCTAATTTAGAAACTCAAGTCGATTCCCAGTTGACGGCAGAAACGATTGAAGAAATTTCAATTATCATTGCAGCTAGAAATTTGACTCCTACCGTAATGAGTCTAGATTTTTTAAAGTTTGGCGGTATTGTTGCTAAAGATTGGGAGCTATCACAACAGCCAATTTTAAACCCCAATCTAGCTCAACTACACTTTAAAAATGGTATTAATATTACCGCTCAACCCCGTACGATTACTATCAGCGAATCTCTCAACGGTAAAAATATCGGTGAAATTCATGCTCCCCAAATAGCAGTTAGATACATCGAAAAATTACCACACGCGGAATATTTAGGATTGAGCTTTAGCCCAAAGATTTTAGTACCTTTTCCTAACTCTCCTCAAACACCCCGAAAATACATTACCGAGACTTTATTAAACTCTGGTGTTTGGAAAAATATCGGTCAATCTCCAGTACAGGCAGGAATTAACCTTATGTATTTGCTCGATCGCTGCCAGTTAACTATTAATGTAGCAGAGGCGAGGTTGCATCATGAGGAAATGCCGCGTTTGACCGCACTATTGTTTACTGGCAATTTTAATTACGATGTCAGCGAAACTAAAGAACTTTCTAAAGCCGAACGTATAACTGAGATCGCTAATAACTGGCAAGAAGATCTTGAAGCTTTTCGTGAAATGGTCAAGGATAAGTTTCTGGCAGCAACAAACGAAAATTTCGGACAACTGCCAGAAGAAAACATCTTTCCAGGAACAGTTCTGTAATTTTGTTGCCAAACAATTAAAATAGAAAGGTTGTCTTTTTACTTTTACCTCAAACAGATATGGCAGTTCCTAAGAAGAAAACTTCAAAATCAAAACGCGACAGTCGTAAGGCTCATTGGAAGCGCAAAGCAGCTTTTGAGGCGCAAAAAGCTCTTTCTTTGGGTAAATCGGTGTTGACGGGACGCTCTAATAGTTTTGTGTATCTTCAAAATGAAGATGACGAAGACGAAGAGGAGTAACCGCGAGCTAAAATCCTGGCGATCGCTATATTTGCGATCGCCACAAAGATAATATTTAGTTAAATTTACTTTAACCATTGGTTTTTATTTGTCTTTTTAGCAAGCTTCAGCCTATCATTGCTAAAGTTTAACCACTTAAATTGACTGAAGCTATGAACAATGCGCTAAGAGAACAAACCGTACTGATTATTACAGGAATGCACCGTTCGGGAACTTCTCTGACAGCATCTTTGCTGCAAAGCGCAGGAGTACATATTGGCGATCGCCTATTGGGAGAAGACGCGGGAAATAAACGGGGGCATTTTGAAGATTTAGATTTTGTCGAACTCCATCAAAACATCTTACAATCTCAAGGAATCAGTATCGCTGGCTGGACGAGAGAAACGAGTATTGTAGTTCAAGAGCAGTATCGAAATATCGCTCAAACTTTAGTTACAGCTAGACAACAGCATCAAATCTGGGGATGGAAAGACCCTAGAACTACTTTATTTTTAGATTTTTGGTCGAAATTAATTCCAGCAGCTAAATTTATTTTTGTCTATCGTTCGCCTTGGGAAGTAGTCGATTCTCTATTTCGTCGTGGTGACGTTATATTTAAAACCAATCCTAATTTTGCTGTTCAGCAATGGATTAACTACAATCGGACTGTTTTGGATTTTGGCGGTCGCTTTGGCGATCGGTGTTTGCTATTTGGAATTGAAGATATTATTAGTAATCCCAAATTTACAGTCGAACAAATTAATAAAAAATTTGGCTTAAATTTACCAGCACCACAAGATCTTTATGAAGAATCGTTATTACAAAATAATTCTATTGATTCTTATCGAGCAGCATTAATTAAACGATATTTTCCTCGAGCATTCGAGCTATATTTGGAATTACAAAAAAAAGCTCGGGACGAAGATTTACGCTTCGAGGGACTAAACGAAAGCCTTATAGATTCTACTTGCCAGTCTTGGATTTTACAAGACTGGTTAGATTTAAGCTGGCGATCGCGAGAATTAAAACAATCTCAGCAGAAGTTGAAGTCAAATGAAGCAGAATTAGCCCGACTTCAACAGCAGTTGCAACAAACGCAACAGCTATTACAATTAGCTAAAGAAGAATCAAATCGACTAAAGCAGCAGCAAGAACAATCTGTAACTGCATCTCCTCAATTTAAAGAGCAATTGCAGGTAGTTCAAAAGCAAAAACAGCAGCTACAGCAGTTAGTAGTAGCTATGGAAAGTAGTAAGTTTTGGCAGTTGAGAAAATGGTGGTTTGAAGCCAAACAAAAATTTAAAATTACTGGAGACGATATTGTCTATCAAAATTATTTAAATTCGCTCGTTAGAGATTCTCCCTTACCAATTGTAGAAGAATTACCAGTTACTACTGCTGCCAATAATATTCTCAACAACGAACGAAAATATCAAAAATGGTTTGAAAGATATTACCCCAAATCAGCCGACTTAAAACAGATCGCGCAAAAACTTTCTAAGTTATCCGATCGACCATTAATTAGCATTATCGTACCGATATACAATCCCGAAGCACATTTTTTGCGCGAAGCAATAGAATCGGTTTTGGCACAAGTGTATGGTAATTGGGAACTTTGTCTAGCTGATGACTGCTCGACTCAACCATACGTTCGCTCTATCTTAGAAAAGTATGCTCGAAAAGATAAACGCATTAAAGTAGTCTTTCGCGAATCAAACGGACATATCAGTCGTACCTCCAATTCAGCTTTAGAAATAGCTACTGGAGAATATATTGCCTTGCTCGATCACGACGACTTATTAGCACCACACGCTCTATCAGAAGTTGTATCGCTATTAAACCAATATCCAGAAGCAGATTTTATTTATTCCGACGAAGACAAAATAGACGAGAACAATATACACCGAGAGCCGTTTTTCAAACCAGATTGGTGTCCAGACTCGTTTTTGTCGCGAATGTATACCTGTCATTTGGGAGTTTATCGGCGATCGCTTGTAGAAGAAATTGGTGGATTCCGAGTTGGGTTTGAAGGCAGTCAAGACTACGATCTAGTATTGCGCCTGACAGAAAAAACCGACAATATCTTTCACATACCTAATATACTGTATCATTGGCGCATTCATTCGCGATCGGCTGCCGCTAATGTCAACGCCAAACCTTATGCTAGTGACGCAGCGCAAAAAGCTCTAGCAGAAGCAATAAACAGAAGAAGTGAACCAGGACGGATAATTGCCGAACCTAATTTTCCAGGAGTATATACAGTTCGCTACCGCATCACTAAACCCAAACTGGTCAGCATTATTATTCCTACCAAAGATTTAGCCCCAACACTTGATGTTTGCTTAAAATCTATTTTTGCTAAAACTACCTATCCTAACTACGAAGTTATAGTAATCGACAATGGTAGTGTCGAGTCTGCGACCAAAAAATGTTTTACCTATTGGCAGCAACAAGAACCAGCGCGATTTAAATGTTATTCCTATGATATTCCATTTAATTATTCACGAATCAACAACTACGGCGTAGAACGAGCTACAGGCGACTATTTACTTTTCCTCAATAACGATACAGAAGTTATTAGTGAAGACTGGTTAGAAGCGATGGTAGAACAGGCACAAAGACCCTCAATTGGCATGGTAGGTGCTTTACTACTCTATCCGGATAAAACTATACAACATGCGGGAGTAGTACTCGGTATTGGTGGAGTTGCAGGACATAGCCACAAAAATCTTCCCTACGGACATTCGGGATATATTTCGCAGGCAGTTTCGATAAATAATTATTCTGCGCTGACTGGTGCATGTTTGATGTGTCGGCGAGAAGTATTTTCTCAAATCCAAGGATTTGAAACCAATTTAGCCGTAGCTTTTAATGATGTCGATATTTGTTTGAAAGCGATCGCGCGTGGTTATTATAATGTCTATCTTCCTCATGTAGTCTTGTATCATTACGAATCTAAAAGTCGAGGTTATGATAATACTCGCGAAAAACAAGCAAGAGCAGCGAAAGAAGTTGAGTATATGAAGCAAAAGTGGCAGCATTTTTTCGACCACGATCCTTGTTATAGTCCTCATCTTACTAAAAAAATTGAAGACTATAGTATTAATATTTAGCTACAAATTTATTTGTTTTTTATAGCTAATAGAAAAACTTTTAGATAATTAACAGTGCTTTTTTTGCTGTTATATATTACATTTCATTCATATGAATTTGCAAAACAGACGTATTTTAGTTGACGGCTATAATTTAGAATTACCTAAAGGAACTGGGATTAAAACTTATGGAATTAGTTTGGTTAGAGCTTTACAAAAACTAAATGCTAAAGTGGATATTCTTTACAGTATCCCATTCCACAAGCAAGGTTTAACTAAGATAAATGTTGAAAAGATGTTTTTTGAGCCTACTTTGGAAAGCGATTTAAAATATTTAAACTACTATATAAGCTATTTTTTAAGGACGCTATTCAATACCTCTGTTACCGCCAAGCAGTTGTCGCTTACAGATACCTTATTGTGCGAACGACAAAATAATTTTAATAGCAAGTCTTTCGAGCGTAAAAATATTTTACATCTTCCCTTATGCTATCGATTAGCCAATCAAAGTTTTAAGAAATTTTCTTTACAATTAAAAATAGCTCCTACCAAAAAAATTGATGTATGGCACGCTACATATCCCCTGCCAATTGAGATCGTTGGAGCAAAAAAAATCACGACAATTCACGATTTAATACCCTTACGGCTGCCTTCTACCACTCTTGATAATAAAAAGTTTTATTATCGACTAGTTAAATCTGCTATAGATACTTCCGAGTTGATTATTACTATTTCAGAAAATACCAAACAGGATTTAATCGAAATATATAAATGTCCCGAAAACAAAATTGCAGTAACTTATCAGCCAGTAGCGATCGAGCGCGGTCATAAAACAGAAGTAGAAGTAATAAACTATCTTCAGACACACAATCTTCAAGCTAATAACTATATTTTATTTGTTGGGGCGATCGAACCAAAAAAAAATTTAGGACGAGCGATCGATGCCTATAAGCAGTCTTCAACTACTATGCCTTTAGTAGTCGTAGGCAAAAAAGGCTGGCTGTGGCAGCAGGATTTAGCTAAGTTAGACTCTTTGCCAAAATCTCAAACAGACAATATCTCTAAATGGGCATTAGTGTTAGATTTTGTATCTGATGAAGACTTGGAATATTTATATCGAGGTGCTTACTGTCTGGTCTTTCCTTCTCTTTATGAAGGCTTTGGTTTACCAGTGTTAGAAGCGATGAGTTTTGGCTGTCCGATAATTACTTCCAATACATCTTCGCTACCAGAAATTTGTCAGGATGCTGCTTTATATGTCAACCCCTACAGTACGGATGATATTGCTAACAAACTAGAACGTTTGACTCAAGATACTGCTTTGCGTACTCATTTGTCCCATACTGGCAAAATAAGAGCCAAATTTTTTAGTAGGGAAAATTATTTGACAAGATTATCGTCTGCCTATCAAAAACTTTTTATTTAAGTAGATTTAGCCATGCCGTTGCTGATGCCATCGCCAAGCATCGCCAATAATTTTATTTAGATCGGCGTATTGAGGATTCCAACCTAATATTCGACGAACTTTATCGCTACTGCCAACCAAAATAGGAGCATCTCCAGAACGGCGGTCGGTTATTTCGGCAGGAATATCTTTACCCGTGACTTGTCTGGCGGTTTCAATTACTGCTTTTACCGAAAAACCATTGCCGTTACCCAAATTAAATACTTGTGATTCACCACCAGACAATAAATACTCCAAACCCAAAACATGAGCGTCGGCTAAATCGCTAACGTGAATGTAGTCTCGTACTGCCGTACCGTCTGGGGTATCGTAATCCGTACCAAAAATGTAAAGCGTTTTTCTCTTACCCAAAGCCGTTAATAAAGCTAAGGGTATGAGATGGGTTTCTGGTGCGTGGTCTTCTCCTAAAGTGCCGCTAGGGTCTGCCCCCGAAGCATTAAAATAACGAAAAGCAACCGATTTTAAACCTCTAGCAATATCGAAATCGCTTAAAATTCGCTCTACCATATCTTTACTCGCTGCATAGGGGCTGAGTGGGCTATGAGGATGAGCTTCGGTCATGGGAATTTCTTGCGGCATACCATAAACGGCACAGGTAGAAGAAAATACAAATTTATCGATCCCATGTGCTAGCATTGCTTCTAGCAAAGTCAGGGTACTAGAAACATTATTACGATAGTATTTACCTGGTTCTTTAACCGATTCGCCGACGGCAATATAGGCAGCAAAGTGCATTACTGCTGCAATATTATGAGTAGTAAAAAGTTTGTCTAATAAGGCGCGATCGCTAGTATCTCCAATTACTAAATCTACTTCTACTACCTGTTCGATTAATTCTCGATGCCCGTAAGATAAATTGTCGAGGACGATAACTCGATAACCTGCTTTTTTGAGTGCGAGTGAGGCATGAGAACCAATATAGCCCGCTCCTCCAGTAACTAAAATAGTGGGTTGTTCTGTTGACACTGGTATTTTTAAAATAAACGCTATCTACCATTTGACCGATTTGTGTCTAATATAAACGACTGAGAACATAATCGGTAAGTTCTTTTAGAGCTTGAGTAGATTCAGATGGAGATAGACAGCTTAAATTGTCAGCAGCAAGATGAGCATAATGAGCAGCTAGTTCGCGAGATTTTTTAATTCCGTCACTGGCTTCAATTATTTCTAAGGCTCGTTCGAGATCGTTGACTTCTGAAAATTCTCGTTCGACCAGTATTTTTAACTGAGGATTTTGTTCTAAAGCATAAAGCACGGGAACGGTTAAAATACCGCTTGCTAAATCTGAGGTTGCTGGCTTGCCTAATACCTCAGTGGCAGTCGTGAAGTCTAAAATATCATCGACAATTTGAAAAGCTAATCCCAGATAGCGACCATAATCATAGAGGCGATCGCAAATTTCTGGCTCTACTTCGCTTAATATTGCTGCTGCTTTAGCACTATTAGCTATAAGAGAGGCTGCTTTGTAATAGCTTTTTTCAAGATAGCGATCGATTGATAAGTTGACATCAAAACGGTTTAAGTCCTGTAAAATTTCTCCTTCGGCAAAGTCTTTGATTACTTCTGACAGCAGTTTAACTACCTGTAAATTGTCGAGATTGGCTAAATACCAAGAAGATTGAGCGAATAAAAAGTCACCTGCTAATACGGCAATACGATTGTTAAAAAGACTGTGAACTGTAGCCACATTACGGCGCAAGTCAGCTTCATCTACTACATCATCGTGTACCAAACTAGCAGTATGAATCATTTCAGTAATTTCTGCTAAACGACGATGTCTGTGTGTTAGACCTCCATTACTCATTGTCGAGCGAGACACCAAAAACACAATTGCGGGTCGAATTCGCTTGCCACCTGCCGAAAATAGATGTTCGGCAGCCGCCCCCAAAATTGGATGACGTGCGCCAATAAGCTGTTTTAAATTGTCGGTTAGAATCTGTAAGTCGCGCTCTACAGGAGCTAATAACGAACTAGTTGAAAATGTCATTGTTAAGCCAAATCTGGCAGATGTTTAATTTAAGAAAGTTTACATATTATTGTACTTATTTTAAGTAAACCTAACTGTAAAGCCAACTGTCAACTACTGTTAAAGACTCGATTAAGAGGGATGTTAAGCTTGATTTCAGTAAAGTGCTAATGCCGACTCTTGTGTTATTCTAAGATGTAGAAGTTTTAAGAGAACTAATACGATCGAAGCCCAATCCAATTTGTGCCGATAAAATCTTGATTTTATCTTAAGTAAACCATACAATACTTAATGGTTTTAGTAGATTTAAAGGCACGGCTCGATAAGCAAATAGTAAAATACTTGAGGTTCAGAAATTATAAGTAGCTCTTTTGAGCCAAGATAATTTTTGTATTGAGTCTGATGTTTTTTAAGTGCTCGATTTTTTGAAAGCCTTAACTGGCTAAATCAGAGCGCAGCAAGTGCAAGTATCGAT harbors:
- the galE gene encoding UDP-glucose 4-epimerase GalE; protein product: MSTEQPTILVTGGAGYIGSHASLALKKAGYRVIVLDNLSYGHRELIEQVVEVDLVIGDTSDRALLDKLFTTHNIAAVMHFAAYIAVGESVKEPGKYYRNNVSSTLTLLEAMLAHGIDKFVFSSTCAVYGMPQEIPMTEAHPHSPLSPYAASKDMVERILSDFDIARGLKSVAFRYFNASGADPSGTLGEDHAPETHLIPLALLTALGKRKTLYIFGTDYDTPDGTAVRDYIHVSDLADAHVLGLEYLLSGGESQVFNLGNGNGFSVKAVIETARQVTGKDIPAEITDRRSGDAPILVGSSDKVRRILGWNPQYADLNKIIGDAWRWHQQRHG
- a CDS encoding glycosyltransferase family 1 protein, producing the protein MNLQNRRILVDGYNLELPKGTGIKTYGISLVRALQKLNAKVDILYSIPFHKQGLTKINVEKMFFEPTLESDLKYLNYYISYFLRTLFNTSVTAKQLSLTDTLLCERQNNFNSKSFERKNILHLPLCYRLANQSFKKFSLQLKIAPTKKIDVWHATYPLPIEIVGAKKITTIHDLIPLRLPSTTLDNKKFYYRLVKSAIDTSELIITISENTKQDLIEIYKCPENKIAVTYQPVAIERGHKTEVEVINYLQTHNLQANNYILFVGAIEPKKNLGRAIDAYKQSSTTMPLVVVGKKGWLWQQDLAKLDSLPKSQTDNISKWALVLDFVSDEDLEYLYRGAYCLVFPSLYEGFGLPVLEAMSFGCPIITSNTSSLPEICQDAALYVNPYSTDDIANKLERLTQDTALRTHLSHTGKIRAKFFSRENYLTRLSSAYQKLFI
- the sds gene encoding solanesyl diphosphate synthase, with product MTFSTSSLLAPVERDLQILTDNLKQLIGARHPILGAAAEHLFSAGGKRIRPAIVFLVSRSTMSNGGLTHRHRRLAEITEMIHTASLVHDDVVDEADLRRNVATVHSLFNNRIAVLAGDFLFAQSSWYLANLDNLQVVKLLSEVIKDFAEGEILQDLNRFDVNLSIDRYLEKSYYKAASLIANSAKAAAILSEVEPEICDRLYDYGRYLGLAFQIVDDILDFTTATEVLGKPATSDLASGILTVPVLYALEQNPQLKILVEREFSEVNDLERALEIIEASDGIKKSRELAAHYAHLAADNLSCLSPSESTQALKELTDYVLSRLY